Within Scyliorhinus torazame isolate Kashiwa2021f chromosome 9, sScyTor2.1, whole genome shotgun sequence, the genomic segment ggagggagtacagcgaaggttcatcagactgattcttgggatggcaggattgtcttgAGAGATTGAATCAACTGGCCTATATTTACTgttatttagaagaatgagagggcgtGTCATTGAAACACATAGGATTCTGACAGAACTGGACAGAATGGGTGCagggatgtttcctctggctggggcagGATGGTGGTCtaaaacaaggggtcacagtctgagggcgcGGGATAGGCCGTTAAGGACTATTAGGAGAAAGGTCTTCACTCGGAGGGTAATAGACTGACTAGTGGGCTAGAGAGCCGAGGATTGGGAAGCCAAAGAATGGGGTCAGGGTGCCAAGCATCAGGACCAGGGCCAAGGAGGCAGAGATGCTGGGGAGCGGGATACACAGCAGGACTCAGGCATGGCGGAGTAGAGCATAAAGCAGAAGGAGCCACTGGTgtctgagtgagtgactggagagtgtgtgagagagtgtagggaggggggttgggaagtGAGTGCAGAGGGGtcagagagcgggagtggagagtgtcAGGGGAGGGGCGTGTATGGTGCAGTGAGAGCATCAGTGGCTTGGGTCGTACGCTGGACAAGCCTGATGTCGACCAAACTGATGGGATGGGTCAAATATATCTCTCTGTTACTTAGAAATAAAAATAACTTACATGTAGCCTCAATCAAGTTTTGGAAAATATACTCAGATGCCTGCTGTAAAAAATAGAAAGTCTCATTTTGGGGCAAAGTGGGCTGTTATTAATTGCTTGGTGCTGAGGCACATTTTTAGAGTTGGCGTCAAGGAAGCTTTACTTTGTGACCAACCTGTACCATACACATAACTAACCCAAGAGTGTTTTATTCTGACACTGGATGGTCAGTGTTCTATCCTTAAGCACTGAAGTGAGACGAAACCCAGTATAAACTGTAAAACTATAAGATAAATAGAAAAATGTTTTCTTTTCACATTAGATTTGTAATAAAACAGCCAAGTTCTTTTTAAATGTGTGCATTTATAAAAAGATTTTGTAATAAAGAGTTTAATTCATGTCTTTGACTTTAACTTCACAAGTATGCTGACTAAAGTATAATCTATACCAAAGAGAATTTGTTTTTATTTAATTTAGGGTGTTTCTGCTCAAGCACAGGCACTGTACTTATATTGAAGTCATTAGTTTTCATGAAGTTATACATTTTAAACCAAAATACCTAAAATACCAGGCATAATACAGTTTCTTGATAATCCCTGAAACGTTAAACAAACATCAGGCAAGACTTATTATTCATCAACTATTTAATTTGTGGTACCTGATATTTCATTTTTGATGTCCAATAAAACAAAAGGATGAAAGCTTCATCCATAACTTTGCATCAGGTGTTTGAATGTACAGAAGTGAATGTTCTCATCATACAGTACAACCTACGTGTATCACAAGGTCCACAAAAGACAATTTTCATAATGTACACTTGAGACAATACATGAGCATTTGCAAGAAATAACAATGTAACTACAGTGAAATGACAAAACAGGTCCAGTGAAAATTTAGCATAATATAAAATTTACTACTTTTACTTCAGTTTGCAATCTTAGTTGGCATATCTTTTTTCAGTAGTGCTTTTACCAGAGTCTGAGGCAGCAGCGTGCTGCGTTTCTATGAGTTTTTTCAATGAGGCAACTTCTGCACTTAAATTTGCAATGCCTTGTTTTAAGTACAAGTTTTCTGATTCCAAGTGTACTCCTTGATGAATGTAGGCAGAGTCTTTCCCAGCAGCAAGCGATTGGTTTGTTAGTGCAACAGGGGAACAGGAGCGGTGAACATTTTTATAAGCCCCTTCCAATTTCTCTTCACTTTCTTTCTGGCGCCAAATATCTGGTTTGTGAGACCAATCATTGATGCTTGCTACCTGAATTGACAAAGGAGCTAGGGAGGGATGCACTGGATTTGAAGCATTGCATTTAAACATTGCTGCATTGTTCAATGGATAAGTTACTTTAGCGGGAATATTACTGGTTGATGAAGGCTGTTTCTCTGGTGTTTCATAATATGCCTCCACATTCTCTACTTTAATCTGGATTGCTCTAGCTTTGATACGAAGCTTGTGAGGCAATGCGGAAGAGTTTGATTCAGGAACCTTAACTGTGACACTGTTTATAATTTTGGGTTccacaggagaagagattgggcctTTAGGCACTTGCTGTTCATCTTCTCCATCCTCTTCAGATGTATGTTTTCCTAATGTGCCTTCATCAGCTTCTGATGTTCTTGGTGAGTTACTTGATGACCTAGCAATCTGTATAGAAGGTGGTGAATAGTTCCTGTTGAAGTTACTCCCAATACAGTTCCTATACACAGTGGAGACATATGAACTGGTATCCTCTCTAGGTTCTCTCAAACAGGTCTCAGAACCTGCTTTGAACTCTAGAGGTTCTTGCTTTATAACCTTGAAAGTTAAGTTGGGGCTTTTACATGCAACCTGGAGAAGCGGACTTTCCCGGGCATTTGATGATATTTCTGAAACATCCGACAATGAACTTGGTGGTGAGTGTTTAATGACTGAAATACATCCATTTCCAAGAAAACTACGCTCATGATCAGGAGAAAAAGAAGGCAAATTTATATTGGAAGGTTTATATTCTTGAAAATTTGTCCCAGAAGCATTTCCAAGATTCTGTACCTCCTGGGCATAAAACGCTGCAGTGATTAATCCAAACTTTAGTTTCAAAGCAAGAAGTTCAGATTTCAGTCGTGCATTCTCTTCACCTAATGCCATCAGCTTGTTCTCCAAAACCATATCATTCAAACGTCGTTTCTCACGAGACCTTTTGGCTGCTTCATTATTTTTTCTTCTCTTTTCCCAGTATAATGCATCTTTTTTCTCATCGGGTATGAATTCCCGTTTTCTGCGGCAGCTTGAAGATTTCTGTTTGAGAGAGCCACTGCTTGGGTCATCACTCAGCAAACTGTCATCTGCAGAAAAAGATTCTGCCATATTTTCTAAAGCAGGAGCTAACACTACCATTTGTTCCTCAGAAATGCAAGATCCAACCAATGCTGGTTCGTTCTGAAGTGCCGGTCTTTGGGCTTCCATTATGTGGACTTggttctttgtgtgtctgtgacagGTTAGAAACGTTCTTAACTATTTTCTGTTTTGTGTCTCGGTGAAAGTTTTGCTTCCATGGGCAGGTTTCTATTTCTACACTTTCACTGCTTGTGAAACAATGGAATTGGAGACCCTAATCTTACGCAGATCTTCAATATCAGTCTTGTTTTCAGCAAAGCTGCACAAATTATTTTTTCACTTTGGAGATTGAAAGGATGAACATTTCCACCAATCAGACTATCATCTCCTTGATAACCTGAAAGAAATTAAGCAGATATTAATCATTCTGAAACATAACACCATTAAACAGTTTGCTGGGCCATCTTTCCCCGAGGTGTGTTTCTCGGCTCCCGCCATTTGCCGGATCCTCTGGTCCTGCCGCTATCAATGGAATCTCCCACCGAATCCACCCCACGCATCTGGGAAACCCGCGGCGGGGGTGCGCcgtcagcaggaccggaagatcccatcggcgtaaacagccagaagatctcagcCAATATCTTCCATGCTTATTTACTTACTTCATTCAATATTTTGCTGTTTTCAAAACAGCAGGTTGAATGAAAAGGGTATTCAGGGAAATGCAGACTTGTAATAAGCCAGGTTTTATTCAGGGTTGGTGTCTGTCTGATTTCAGACATGGGAAAGGCACTTAACTCCTGGATCTAGGAGACTTCTTCTCTCTTTCGCTGCTGGGTTTCCCCAACACCCGAACAGCTCGACCAGCCAAGGTTACATTTAAAATGATGGCTAAAAATTAGATACACAGCCTTTAGGCACTCCTCCATTATGTACAGGTCTGATTAGAACTGACATTTCTGACTGTCCTAACTAAATACAGACACTGTTCCTTCTCAGGAGCAATTATCCCTGAAAGATCTTGAAATCTAAAGACACCAAGGAATTGGTGAAGCCCTGTTGTGTAACAAATTGTTCCTGATAACCTACAATTGAAGGTGCAGCCTTTCCCTCTGCTATCTCTCCAATTCAATACAAGGTATAGTGATCTGGAGTTCATATCAACAAGGTCTTGGACCAGAAAACTGATAGCTTAGAAAATAAAGATATATTGCAAAGGAAAGGTGTAAAGGACTGATGATTAGAAAACAGACTAAAATGATTGCTCAAGTAATATATCTCAACCAATCTGTCTAAAGGACAAATCTGTATTTTATAAAGTTTTGTTTCTTGAAAGTTCTAAATGCTGAAAATAACCATATAGTAAAAAATATTATTTTTGTTAGTCACAACTTGGAAAGTTATTCACA encodes:
- the nfil3 gene encoding nuclear factor interleukin-3-regulated protein gives rise to the protein MEAQRPALQNEPALVGSCISEEQMVVLAPALENMAESFSADDSLLSDDPSSGSLKQKSSSCRRKREFIPDEKKDALYWEKRRKNNEAAKRSREKRRLNDMVLENKLMALGEENARLKSELLALKLKFGLITAAFYAQEVQNLGNASGTNFQEYKPSNINLPSFSPDHERSFLGNGCISVIKHSPPSSLSDVSEISSNARESPLLQVACKSPNLTFKVIKQEPLEFKAGSETCLREPREDTSSYVSTVYRNCIGSNFNRNYSPPSIQIARSSSNSPRTSEADEGTLGKHTSEEDGEDEQQVPKGPISSPVEPKIINSVTVKVPESNSSALPHKLRIKARAIQIKVENVEAYYETPEKQPSSTSNIPAKVTYPLNNAAMFKCNASNPVHPSLAPLSIQVASINDWSHKPDIWRQKESEEKLEGAYKNVHRSCSPVALTNQSLAAGKDSAYIHQGVHLESENLYLKQGIANLSAEVASLKKLIETQHAAASDSGKSTTEKRYAN